From Pelagicoccus albus, the proteins below share one genomic window:
- a CDS encoding response regulator, which yields MTDTIRAIEILLVEDNEADIRLTQIALDRSNLEHNLNVVKDGEQAIAYLKGEEGYDERVEPDLVLLDLNLPKVNGSEVLKDIRATEALKDLPVIVLTTSDADKDIFESYELHANCYLTKPDSLNRFMDVVEMIKDFWTKANTPQTDEVKLAD from the coding sequence ATGACTGATACAATAAGAGCAATCGAGATACTGCTTGTAGAAGACAACGAAGCGGACATCCGCCTTACGCAAATTGCGTTAGATCGTTCGAATCTTGAGCACAATCTTAATGTCGTAAAGGATGGCGAGCAGGCAATAGCCTATCTCAAGGGTGAAGAAGGGTATGACGAGCGGGTGGAGCCTGATCTTGTTCTGCTCGATTTGAACCTCCCCAAAGTGAACGGATCCGAGGTCTTGAAGGATATTCGGGCTACCGAGGCCCTCAAAGATTTGCCCGTTATCGTTCTAACGACCTCGGACGCGGACAAGGACATATTCGAGAGCTACGAGCTGCATGCTAATTGCTATTTAACCAAGCCAGATAGCTTAAACCGGTTCATGGATGTAGTTGAAATGATCAAGGACTTTTGGACCAAAGCGAATACTCCCCAGACCGACGAGGTTAAGTTGGCTGATTAG
- a CDS encoding aldo/keto reductase — MEYVPEQNRYQTLEYNRCGKSGLKLPPLSLGLWHNFGSEDDFSNARELALYAFDNGITHFDLANNYGPVPGAAETNFGRILADDLASYRDELIISSKAGYLMWDGPYGDWGSKKYLVASLDQSLKRVGVDYFDIFYSHRPDPETPIEETVDALEYAVNSGKALYVGISNYDADQTAAAYAELKSRGIRCLIHQPRYNMIDRRPEAGLFDQLDSLGMGAIVFSPLEQGILAGRYLDGIPDSSRATKGVFLNEEKALSYQKLSRSLNEIAQSRGQSLAQMAIAWVLKRRTVCSALIGASSTRQIQENLAALERLDFSVEELAAIDKVIKDHQS, encoded by the coding sequence ATGGAATATGTCCCCGAGCAAAATCGATATCAAACCCTTGAATACAACCGTTGTGGCAAGAGTGGTCTCAAGCTTCCACCCTTGTCACTGGGCTTGTGGCACAATTTTGGGAGCGAGGACGATTTCTCCAACGCCAGAGAACTAGCCCTCTACGCTTTCGACAATGGCATAACCCATTTCGATCTAGCCAACAACTACGGTCCCGTTCCGGGAGCAGCTGAGACTAATTTTGGCCGTATCCTTGCTGACGATCTCGCTAGTTACCGTGACGAGCTGATCATTTCGTCGAAAGCAGGTTACCTGATGTGGGATGGCCCCTACGGGGATTGGGGGTCCAAGAAATACCTGGTAGCCAGCTTAGATCAGAGTTTGAAGCGTGTCGGAGTCGATTACTTCGACATCTTTTACTCGCACCGACCTGACCCTGAAACGCCTATTGAAGAAACTGTGGACGCCCTGGAATATGCGGTGAACTCAGGTAAAGCTCTCTATGTCGGCATTTCCAACTACGATGCAGATCAGACCGCTGCTGCCTACGCTGAACTGAAAAGCAGAGGTATCCGCTGTCTCATACATCAACCACGCTACAATATGATCGACCGCCGGCCTGAGGCTGGCTTGTTCGACCAGCTCGATTCTTTGGGGATGGGGGCTATTGTTTTTAGTCCTTTGGAGCAGGGAATTCTCGCGGGGCGCTATCTTGATGGGATACCCGACTCCTCTCGCGCAACCAAAGGCGTATTTCTCAACGAGGAGAAAGCTCTGTCGTATCAAAAGCTTTCGAGGAGTCTAAACGAGATTGCGCAAAGTAGGGGGCAAAGCCTTGCCCAAATGGCCATTGCTTGGGTCTTGAAGCGGCGAACGGTGTGTTCAGCTCTCATCGGAGCTAGCTCGACCCGCCAAATCCAGGAAAATTTAGCCGCTTTAGAGCGGCTCGACTTCAGCGTAGAGGAACTGGCGGCGATCGATAAGGTGATCAAAGATCACCAAAGCTAA
- the uxaC gene encoding glucuronate isomerase has product MSFIHDDFLLQSDAARELFHNYAKDEPIHDYHCHLPPQDVANNRRFKDLAEIWLEGDHYKWRAMRSNGVSETYCTGEADPYDKFLAWCRTVPHTLRNPLYHWSHIELKRYFDIDVIINEESAKDIWEAANEKLKTDELSAHGILKKFKVKVVGTTDDPVDDLANHKIIAGQGLDTKVVPTFRPDKALNVDQAEAFNAWVDKLASVVGKEITSLQALLDALKERHDFFHEMGGRLSDHGLERCFFAETSEQEVASIFDKARGGSNATPAEKEAFAFYLMREFGRWNAEKSWTMQLHVGAIRNNNSRMMRKLGPDTGFDSIGDFPQVQTMSRFLDSLDSTAQLPKTVLYNLNWADNYAMATMLGNFQDGTVPGKIQLGSGWWFLDQKEGMEAQMNALSSLGLLSRFVGMLTDSRSFLSYPRHEYFRRILCNLLGTDIENGELPRDFAHVGGMVKDICFTNAYNYFGVK; this is encoded by the coding sequence ATGTCATTCATCCACGACGACTTCCTTCTCCAATCGGATGCCGCTCGCGAGTTATTCCATAACTACGCCAAGGACGAGCCGATCCACGACTACCACTGCCACTTGCCTCCGCAGGACGTGGCCAACAATCGCCGCTTTAAGGACCTGGCCGAGATCTGGCTGGAAGGCGACCACTACAAGTGGCGAGCCATGCGTAGCAACGGGGTCTCGGAAACGTACTGCACCGGTGAGGCGGATCCTTACGACAAGTTCCTTGCCTGGTGTCGCACCGTCCCGCACACGCTTCGCAATCCGCTCTACCACTGGAGTCATATCGAGCTGAAGCGTTACTTCGATATCGATGTTATCATCAACGAGGAATCCGCTAAGGACATCTGGGAAGCAGCCAACGAAAAGCTGAAGACAGACGAGTTGAGCGCTCACGGAATCCTCAAAAAGTTTAAGGTCAAGGTCGTGGGTACGACCGACGATCCAGTTGACGATCTTGCCAACCACAAGATAATCGCTGGTCAAGGCCTCGATACTAAAGTGGTTCCTACATTCCGTCCCGACAAGGCTTTGAATGTCGATCAAGCGGAAGCCTTCAACGCTTGGGTCGATAAGCTCGCCTCTGTAGTTGGCAAGGAGATCACTAGCTTGCAGGCCCTTCTGGATGCGCTGAAGGAGCGGCATGATTTCTTCCACGAAATGGGCGGCCGCCTATCGGACCACGGTTTGGAACGGTGTTTCTTCGCCGAAACGTCCGAGCAGGAAGTCGCATCCATTTTTGATAAGGCTCGCGGTGGATCCAACGCGACTCCAGCGGAAAAGGAAGCCTTCGCCTTCTACCTGATGCGCGAGTTCGGCCGCTGGAATGCGGAGAAGAGCTGGACCATGCAGTTGCACGTGGGAGCGATCCGTAACAACAATTCCCGTATGATGCGTAAGCTCGGTCCAGATACCGGCTTCGATTCCATTGGAGATTTCCCGCAGGTCCAAACCATGAGCCGCTTTCTCGACAGTTTGGACTCCACAGCCCAACTGCCGAAGACGGTGCTCTACAACCTTAACTGGGCTGACAATTACGCCATGGCTACGATGTTGGGTAACTTCCAGGATGGCACCGTACCGGGCAAGATCCAGCTCGGCAGCGGCTGGTGGTTCCTCGATCAGAAGGAAGGCATGGAGGCTCAGATGAATGCCTTGTCCAGTCTCGGGCTATTGTCGCGCTTCGTCGGCATGCTTACCGATTCGCGCTCCTTCCTATCGTATCCGCGTCACGAGTACTTCCGCCGCATTCTTTGTAACCTGCTGGGCACCGACATCGAAAACGGGGAGTTGCCTCGTGACTTCGCCCACGTCGGTGGCATGGTGAAGGATATTTGCTTCACAAACGCCTACAACTACTTCGGCGTTAAGTAG
- a CDS encoding ParA family protein yields MAQKISFLNIKGGVGKTSLLVNMGACLAYMGRRVLVVDFDAQSNASIWLMRLDRWNSLNKSPEKFLLNLFKDPQSKISDCIQKSPIRDSEGDEMLTRLDLCPASFSLMDLEHEVPQIPGKPFYVRFHEALKEIEDDYDFILFDCPPNFFYTTQCALFSSDHVLVPSNPDALSIIGFHLLVDKLARFKSDTATERKELDAPIPEIIGIALNAVKPGTKIHVPLERFNSQIDRFKTQGKVSEKTHIYPDLVRHSVTVGRAVMLGIPTVLMSKQDASINLAEDYIKLTKHLLVQLGDAEADEEENDEE; encoded by the coding sequence ATGGCTCAAAAGATTAGCTTTCTTAACATCAAAGGCGGAGTGGGAAAAACCTCGCTCCTGGTAAACATGGGCGCCTGCCTCGCCTACATGGGTCGACGCGTCCTAGTGGTCGATTTCGACGCCCAAAGCAACGCCAGCATCTGGCTAATGCGACTAGATCGATGGAACAGCTTAAACAAGAGTCCGGAGAAATTCCTGCTTAACCTCTTCAAGGACCCACAATCGAAAATTTCTGATTGCATTCAGAAGAGCCCCATTCGCGACTCGGAAGGCGACGAGATGCTCACTCGCTTAGATCTTTGCCCAGCCTCCTTCTCGCTGATGGATTTGGAGCACGAAGTACCCCAAATTCCGGGAAAGCCTTTCTACGTGCGCTTCCACGAAGCTCTCAAAGAGATCGAAGACGATTACGACTTCATCCTATTCGACTGCCCGCCTAATTTCTTCTACACCACCCAGTGTGCCTTATTCTCATCTGACCACGTCTTGGTTCCATCGAATCCGGACGCGCTCAGCATCATCGGATTCCATCTGCTAGTAGACAAGTTGGCCCGTTTTAAATCGGATACCGCCACGGAACGCAAAGAGCTCGACGCTCCCATCCCCGAAATCATCGGTATCGCTCTTAACGCCGTGAAGCCCGGGACCAAAATCCACGTGCCGCTGGAGCGATTTAACTCGCAGATCGACCGCTTCAAAACCCAAGGAAAAGTATCCGAAAAGACCCACATCTACCCGGACTTGGTACGCCACTCCGTTACCGTAGGTCGAGCAGTCATGCTTGGGATACCAACTGTTTTGATGTCAAAACAGGACGCCTCAATCAACTTGGCAGAGGACTACATCAAGCTGACAAAACACCTGCTTGTCCAACTCGGCGACGCCGAGGCAGACGAAGAGGAGAATGACGAGGAGTAA
- a CDS encoding PAS domain S-box protein codes for MASLLAAHFMRSAESDQEVKAELLMSLSIDAFRTMEEEEAVDFLERIWPAGDVDTGLVVFIAQSGKAFSESRLIWPTDGLQRSNPESFPESISSMEVADESSYYFREKGSHFHCQISSLSKTDELLIALVHSPGNWFLGLVAPVGLGVFGAVFLVFSLYQIVGKRSGPDPLASRLFGQYSEFTQLVDSRPAQIWILDLDKRILVVNQAGAQATGCSRDELLGKSLESVLPDEMLTGFDPEKSVVEIRKPIFTRERESPSEDETDQTIRIEKIPLSNEEGRLSGHAVIIYDVSELVGLQDVKSSNERLMRRLLEIGNWQASDFEERILAGLEETCEILGLETGILSDLDEGRYWVRQSYTANRAFCPGASWDIEDVYCQIVIDSQKPYATNNMSHSEWRTLRCHERLAWESYIGAPIHRDGCTVGTINFSSPNARGAPFTQFEIDCVLMMARWVEGLLSREAILSQLHRRSEELRVILDTVPNYIWYKDDGNYVITANKAAAESVGMTVQEVEGLHTKEIFPNQSERYFAQDKEVMESGESILGLIEPYQPIRGKSRWIQTDKVPYRFNENKKGVLAVATDITDLLGSQEALGAAERRFRMAVEGSPTGILLVEDNLRIQLVNNEVERMLGYERSELVGSLVSDVLGDQMAVALGDLFSGEAPEEGKVVYGSDGGLVVATKSGGSLPIEIFLSAFNLSDGITVMISAIDISSRIAAQEALHESQELFRLAADGASVGIWDWFDVNRDEGWWSPKLYELIGYTPEEIPASLSGIQKIMHPDDVEKTFSAVQDSLLNDGFYSADYRLLCGDGEYRWFLGSGKVTRDKSGDIRRMTGTMQDIHDRKQAEDSLMRANQELQRANEELSNFAHLSSHDLQEPLRTISSFVGLLKDDYSSLFDEVAAGYMGYISQGVTRLQNMIRSLLRYNELDFKKGAASKFPIIEAIDMAMLDLKASMEGVKVESFLDEDLPLVTGNVTQISLVFQNLFNNAIKFNKSPEPCITVSAKVVPYTELGERSNREVDHLVVEVQDNGIGIRERYQDRIFSIFQKLHPSDEYEGSGIGLSMVQKIMEGHKGAVWLKSREGEGSSFYLAFPFDA; via the coding sequence GTGGCATCTCTTTTAGCGGCCCACTTCATGAGGTCGGCAGAGTCGGACCAGGAGGTGAAGGCCGAGCTTCTGATGTCGCTCAGCATCGATGCGTTTCGCACTATGGAAGAGGAAGAGGCTGTCGATTTTCTGGAGCGAATCTGGCCGGCGGGCGATGTGGATACGGGCTTGGTCGTTTTCATAGCTCAGTCAGGAAAGGCTTTCTCGGAGAGCAGGTTGATTTGGCCTACGGATGGCTTGCAGAGATCTAATCCAGAGTCTTTTCCCGAGTCCATTAGCTCCATGGAGGTCGCAGACGAGAGCTCCTATTATTTTCGTGAAAAGGGTAGTCACTTCCACTGCCAGATATCCTCACTGAGTAAAACGGATGAGCTACTGATTGCACTCGTGCACAGTCCGGGAAATTGGTTTCTGGGGTTGGTTGCTCCGGTCGGGCTCGGAGTCTTTGGTGCTGTTTTCCTCGTATTTTCTTTGTACCAGATAGTCGGGAAGCGTTCTGGGCCGGATCCGTTGGCTTCGAGACTTTTTGGCCAATATAGCGAGTTTACTCAGCTCGTGGATTCCCGCCCGGCCCAGATTTGGATACTCGATCTGGATAAACGAATTTTGGTCGTAAATCAGGCAGGGGCTCAGGCAACGGGGTGCTCCAGAGATGAATTGCTTGGCAAGAGCCTTGAATCGGTGTTGCCCGATGAAATGCTGACCGGATTCGATCCTGAAAAGTCGGTAGTCGAGATTCGAAAACCCATTTTCACGCGTGAGCGAGAATCGCCTTCCGAGGATGAGACAGATCAAACGATCCGAATCGAAAAAATACCTTTGTCCAACGAAGAGGGACGATTGAGCGGGCATGCTGTTATCATATATGATGTGTCCGAACTTGTAGGGCTGCAGGACGTTAAGAGTTCTAACGAGCGTTTAATGCGGCGACTACTGGAAATCGGGAACTGGCAGGCTAGCGATTTCGAGGAACGCATTTTGGCGGGACTCGAGGAGACCTGTGAGATTTTGGGTCTGGAAACGGGAATTCTTTCTGATTTGGACGAAGGGCGATATTGGGTGAGGCAATCCTACACTGCCAATCGAGCGTTTTGCCCAGGGGCGAGCTGGGACATCGAGGACGTTTATTGCCAAATCGTTATCGATTCCCAGAAGCCATACGCCACCAACAACATGAGCCATTCAGAGTGGAGAACTCTGAGGTGCCATGAACGTCTTGCGTGGGAAAGTTACATCGGTGCACCCATTCACCGAGATGGGTGTACGGTGGGTACTATCAATTTCAGTTCACCGAATGCGAGGGGCGCACCTTTCACACAATTCGAGATAGACTGTGTGCTAATGATGGCCAGATGGGTGGAAGGTCTGCTTTCAAGAGAAGCGATCTTGTCTCAATTGCATAGGCGCTCTGAAGAGTTACGTGTAATTTTGGATACCGTTCCTAACTACATTTGGTACAAGGATGACGGCAACTACGTCATCACTGCAAATAAAGCGGCTGCCGAATCAGTGGGGATGACGGTTCAGGAAGTCGAAGGTCTGCATACCAAAGAGATTTTTCCGAATCAGTCCGAACGCTACTTCGCTCAAGATAAGGAAGTAATGGAAAGTGGAGAATCGATTCTGGGCCTGATAGAGCCGTATCAGCCTATACGCGGAAAGTCTCGCTGGATACAGACCGATAAAGTCCCTTATCGTTTTAATGAGAACAAAAAAGGGGTTTTGGCGGTTGCCACTGACATTACGGATTTGCTCGGGAGTCAAGAGGCTCTAGGGGCTGCAGAGCGCCGGTTTCGCATGGCGGTAGAGGGGTCACCGACTGGGATCTTGCTGGTGGAAGATAACCTGCGTATTCAACTTGTGAATAACGAAGTTGAGAGAATGCTTGGCTATGAGCGAAGCGAGTTGGTGGGGTCGCTCGTTTCTGATGTTCTTGGAGACCAAATGGCTGTGGCTTTAGGGGATCTCTTTTCTGGTGAAGCTCCGGAGGAGGGAAAGGTGGTTTACGGGTCCGATGGCGGTCTGGTGGTCGCGACAAAAAGTGGCGGTTCCTTGCCTATTGAGATCTTTCTGAGCGCATTCAACCTTTCGGACGGAATTACGGTGATGATTTCCGCGATCGATATATCTTCGCGTATCGCAGCGCAGGAAGCTCTTCATGAGAGCCAAGAGCTATTTCGTTTGGCAGCGGACGGTGCGAGTGTCGGGATATGGGACTGGTTCGATGTCAATCGTGATGAAGGCTGGTGGTCTCCGAAGTTGTATGAGCTTATCGGGTACACACCAGAGGAGATTCCCGCAAGCCTGTCGGGTATCCAAAAGATCATGCATCCGGACGATGTGGAAAAGACTTTTTCTGCGGTGCAAGATAGCTTGTTGAATGACGGTTTCTATAGCGCTGACTATCGACTGCTTTGCGGGGATGGGGAGTACAGGTGGTTTCTTGGAAGCGGCAAGGTTACCAGGGATAAGTCTGGTGATATCCGAAGGATGACGGGCACAATGCAAGATATCCACGACCGTAAACAGGCGGAGGATTCCCTGATGAGGGCGAACCAGGAACTTCAAAGAGCTAATGAGGAGTTGTCCAATTTTGCTCATTTGAGCTCTCACGACCTTCAAGAGCCGCTTAGGACTATTTCTAGTTTCGTAGGCTTACTCAAAGACGATTATAGCTCTCTGTTTGATGAGGTTGCCGCTGGTTACATGGGCTACATCTCCCAAGGTGTGACCCGTTTGCAGAATATGATCAGGAGTCTACTCAGGTATAATGAATTGGACTTCAAGAAAGGGGCGGCATCAAAGTTTCCGATTATAGAGGCGATTGACATGGCTATGTTAGACCTCAAGGCCAGCATGGAAGGTGTGAAGGTCGAGAGCTTCCTTGACGAGGATTTACCACTTGTTACAGGAAACGTGACGCAAATATCCCTCGTTTTTCAGAATTTGTTCAATAACGCCATCAAGTTCAACAAGTCGCCAGAGCCTTGTATCACTGTATCCGCTAAAGTCGTTCCTTATACTGAACTAGGTGAAAGGTCTAATAGGGAGGTAGACCACCTAGTAGTTGAAGTCCAAGACAACGGTATCGGAATAAGGGAAAGGTACCAAGACCGTATTTTTTCGATTTTTCAAAAGCTGCATCCAAGTGATGAATACGAGGGGAGCGGCATTGGTTTATCCATGGTACAGAAGATTATGGAGGGCCACAAGGGGGCCGTTTGGTTAAAATCGCGTGAAGGAGAGGGGAGTTCGTTCTATCTGGCCTTCCCATTTGACGCTTAG
- a CDS encoding ABC transporter permease subunit, protein MKSLLVQGKGKELNALAQAFSFLIALSLLCSLAFAAFASLEYHWNWSSVFKYKTKFLEGWLITVWVSSAALLASCLIGAISALATRSRILPLRYFFKLYVEITRGTPLLVQILLIFYVFADAVHLENRYVVGILILSLFSGAYVSEIFRAGIESVGSSQLLSAKSIGFTPYQSFRYVIFPQALNRSLPALAGQFANLIKDSSLLSIIAIGEFTLNAQEVNTSTLSAFESFFPLALGYLILTLPIFHLSRRLEKRLSFDS, encoded by the coding sequence GTGAAATCGCTTCTCGTTCAAGGCAAAGGGAAAGAGCTAAATGCGTTGGCTCAGGCGTTTAGCTTCCTAATTGCACTGTCACTCCTTTGCTCCTTAGCATTTGCCGCCTTTGCCTCGCTGGAGTACCACTGGAATTGGTCATCGGTTTTCAAATACAAAACCAAGTTCCTCGAGGGATGGTTGATCACGGTTTGGGTTTCTTCCGCTGCACTCCTTGCGAGTTGCTTGATAGGAGCGATCTCAGCCTTAGCAACACGAAGCAGGATACTTCCCCTACGCTACTTCTTTAAGCTCTACGTTGAAATCACCCGTGGAACGCCACTCCTCGTACAAATTCTATTGATCTTCTACGTTTTCGCAGACGCCGTTCATCTCGAGAACCGTTACGTAGTTGGTATTCTAATACTTTCTCTTTTCAGCGGAGCCTACGTATCCGAAATTTTTAGAGCGGGCATCGAGTCAGTCGGAAGCTCCCAGCTTCTGTCCGCTAAATCGATCGGATTTACTCCCTACCAGAGTTTTCGATATGTCATATTTCCCCAGGCGCTAAACCGGAGTCTTCCCGCCCTAGCAGGTCAATTCGCAAACCTCATCAAGGATTCCTCGCTGCTCTCCATCATCGCCATTGGAGAATTTACTTTAAATGCCCAAGAAGTGAATACCTCCACCCTATCTGCGTTCGAAAGCTTTTTCCCGCTAGCGCTCGGATACCTGATCCTCACTCTACCCATTTTTCATCTATCTCGCCGATTAGAGAAACGACTTTCCTTCGACTCATGA
- a CDS encoding transporter substrate-binding domain-containing protein produces MLNRILTALACSLLLVSCGEKPEDPTLVVGMELSYPPFEMSDQNNQPAGVSVDLAKALGEYLERPVRIENIAFAGLISSLKTGKIDLIISSMTATEERAQSIDFSDPYLETGLCLLVSKDSDIKSIEELDKAGNSVAVKQGTTGHLFAIDSIKQAQILPLEKETAAVVEVTQGKADAFIYDQMSTYRNWQRHPETTKPILAPFKTEHWAIGIRKGNEELLNSVNAFLSEYKQAGGFDELGDRYLSEEKKAFQEMGYPFFF; encoded by the coding sequence ATGTTGAACCGAATTCTCACCGCCCTCGCCTGCAGTCTGCTACTCGTTTCCTGCGGAGAAAAGCCCGAAGACCCAACTCTTGTGGTCGGCATGGAATTGTCTTACCCGCCATTCGAGATGTCGGATCAAAACAATCAACCTGCTGGCGTAAGTGTTGATTTAGCCAAAGCGTTAGGAGAATATCTCGAACGTCCCGTTCGCATTGAGAACATAGCCTTTGCCGGACTTATTTCTTCCCTCAAAACAGGAAAAATAGATCTAATAATTTCCTCTATGACCGCCACGGAGGAACGGGCTCAATCAATCGACTTTTCCGACCCATACCTGGAAACGGGACTTTGTCTCCTCGTATCCAAAGACTCTGACATCAAAAGCATCGAAGAGCTGGACAAAGCAGGAAATTCGGTAGCCGTCAAACAAGGCACGACGGGCCATCTCTTTGCGATAGACTCGATCAAACAGGCCCAAATCCTGCCGCTGGAAAAAGAAACAGCCGCCGTAGTCGAAGTAACTCAAGGCAAGGCAGACGCTTTCATCTACGACCAAATGTCGACTTACCGAAATTGGCAACGCCACCCCGAAACGACGAAACCCATTCTTGCTCCCTTCAAAACCGAGCATTGGGCCATCGGGATTCGCAAAGGAAATGAAGAGCTTCTGAATTCGGTAAATGCATTCTTGTCCGAGTACAAGCAAGCCGGTGGCTTCGACGAGCTGGGAGACCGCTACCTATCGGAGGAAAAGAAAGCATTCCAAGAAATGGGCTACCCCTTCTTTTTCTAA
- a CDS encoding amino acid ABC transporter ATP-binding protein encodes MKLELKAVKKSYGEHLALKGVSLSLDQTKCLTLIGPSGGGKSTTLRMIAGLETFDSGQIAIDGYPIPSEERDLRAYRKTIGVVFQSYNLFPHLDAITNITLPLEKVHGFSKDEAIEQANTLLARFRLEDHGKKQPSELSGGQNQRVAIARALAHDPKLILFDEPTSALDPEMSAEILDVIEELIDLGKECVIVTHQMGFAKRASEHVAFLAQGQVAEIGSSSQIFDDPRSPELKRFLERELKY; translated from the coding sequence ATGAAACTGGAGCTAAAGGCGGTAAAGAAAAGCTACGGGGAACACTTGGCTCTCAAGGGCGTGAGCCTTTCCCTCGACCAAACCAAGTGCCTCACCTTGATCGGACCTTCGGGAGGTGGAAAGTCTACCACTCTACGAATGATCGCGGGGCTGGAGACATTCGATTCTGGCCAAATCGCAATCGACGGATATCCGATTCCATCGGAAGAGCGAGATCTGCGTGCCTATCGAAAGACCATAGGCGTGGTGTTCCAGTCCTATAATCTTTTCCCGCATCTCGATGCGATAACGAACATAACGCTCCCCTTGGAGAAAGTTCATGGATTCTCAAAAGATGAGGCTATCGAGCAGGCCAATACCCTACTCGCCCGCTTCCGGCTAGAGGACCACGGAAAAAAGCAGCCCTCCGAGCTGTCGGGAGGACAAAACCAACGTGTCGCCATCGCCAGAGCCTTGGCCCACGATCCTAAACTAATCCTTTTCGACGAACCGACATCCGCCCTCGATCCAGAGATGAGCGCCGAAATCCTAGACGTGATCGAGGAGCTTATCGACTTGGGAAAAGAGTGCGTAATCGTCACCCACCAAATGGGTTTCGCAAAACGAGCCAGCGAACATGTAGCCTTTTTGGCTCAAGGCCAAGTAGCCGAGATAGGCTCGAGTTCCCAAATATTCGATGATCCTCGCTCACCAGAGCTGAAGCGGTTTCTGGAACGAGAGTTAAAGTACTAG
- a CDS encoding SDR family oxidoreductase, whose translation MSDFLDSLFNLKGKVAVVFGGTGELCGAMAEGLAQAGVTTVLVGRSLEKAEARIAKIEASGGSAYFETADLGCKESIGELLQRVIEKSGSVDIVINGAGANSPTPFLEISSEEYDRLFEINTKAVFLACQVFGKYFLDRGEGGSIINVGSMSGVTPLSRVFTYSATKAAVHNLSKNLAREWAPQKIRVNTIVPGFFPAEQNKKVLTEERVAQIMGHTPMKRFGEAKELVGATLLLASDTAGSFVTGTELLVDGGYAAMTI comes from the coding sequence ATGAGCGATTTTCTAGATTCTCTTTTCAACCTTAAAGGAAAAGTCGCCGTCGTGTTCGGCGGTACGGGCGAGCTCTGCGGCGCAATGGCGGAAGGCTTGGCCCAAGCGGGTGTGACGACAGTACTCGTCGGACGTAGCCTGGAAAAGGCGGAGGCGCGCATTGCCAAGATCGAAGCATCTGGCGGCAGCGCTTATTTCGAAACCGCAGACCTTGGTTGTAAGGAATCTATCGGGGAATTGCTGCAGCGTGTAATCGAGAAATCAGGCTCGGTTGATATCGTGATCAATGGGGCAGGGGCCAATTCGCCGACTCCATTCCTCGAGATCTCCTCGGAAGAGTACGACCGGCTCTTCGAGATCAATACCAAGGCGGTCTTCCTTGCTTGCCAAGTGTTCGGCAAGTACTTCCTCGACCGCGGGGAAGGAGGGTCGATTATCAACGTCGGCTCTATGTCGGGAGTTACACCGCTTTCGCGCGTCTTCACCTATTCCGCCACCAAGGCAGCGGTGCACAACCTTTCCAAGAACTTGGCCAGAGAATGGGCTCCCCAGAAAATTCGGGTGAACACCATCGTACCTGGCTTCTTCCCAGCTGAGCAAAACAAGAAGGTCCTCACCGAAGAGCGAGTCGCTCAAATCATGGGCCACACGCCAATGAAGCGTTTTGGCGAAGCCAAGGAATTGGTCGGAGCAACCCTGCTGCTCGCATCCGATACCGCTGGTTCTTTCGTCACCGGGACCGAATTGCTGGTCGATGGCGGCTATGCGGCCATGACCATTTAA